One Poecilia reticulata strain Guanapo linkage group LG19, Guppy_female_1.0+MT, whole genome shotgun sequence genomic window carries:
- the LOC103481437 gene encoding probable vesicular acetylcholine transporter-A yields the protein MDGEGGSFGLARSAAVKLSEMGERTKQLGSAMKDPHQQKRIILVIVCVALLLDNMLYMVIVPIIPDYLADLESEQSEHVHLVLHPNTSSANSTSQDKSNKDNLDIQIGVLFASKAILQLLVNPLSGTFIDRVGYDIPLLIGLTVMFVSTCIFAFAENYATLFVARSLQGLGSAFADTSGFAMIADKYTEEAERSRALGISLAFISFGSLVAPPFGGVLYEFAGKRVPFIVLASVCLADGFLLLTVIKPFSNRTRENMPVGTPIYRLMIDPYIAVVAGALTMANIPLAFLEPTIANWMETTMHSTQWEMGLTWLPAFFPHILGVYITVKLAAKNPHLQWFYGALGMVIIGASSCTVPACKTFGQLIAPLCGICFGIALVDTALLPTLAFLVDVRHVSVYGSVYAIADISYSIAYAMGPIVAGQIVHNLGFVQLNLGMGLVNVLYAPALLLLRNVCQMKPSYSERDNLLDEAPQGLYDTIKMEEVRAKKKGYSSSGNCLSVDENGFDPFRAQQSSGPEYT from the coding sequence ATGGATGGAGAAGGAGGATCGTTCGGGCTGGCAAGATCAGCCGCTGTAAAACTCTCCGAGATGGGCGAGAGGACCAAGCAGCTGGGCTCCGCGATGAAAGACCCTCaccagcagaagcggatcaTATTAGTGATTGTTTGCGTGGCTCTTCTGCTGGACAATATGCTCTACATGGTCATTGTGCCAATTATCCCAGACTATCTTGCTGACCTGGAGAGCGAGCAATCAGAGCACGTCCACTTAGTGCTGCACCCCAACACTTCCTCAGCCAACAGCACAAGTCAAGACAAAAGCAACAAGGACAATTTGGACATCCAGATAGGTGTCCTTTTCGCCTCTAAAGCcatcctgcagctcctggtCAACCCACTCTCAGGAACGTTCATAGATCGAGTCGGATACGACATCCCTCTCCTCATCGGGCTAACCGTGATGTTCGTCTCCACCTGCATTTTCGCCTTCGCGGAGAACTACGCGACGCTGTTCGTGGCCAGAAGCCTGCAGGGTCTGGGCTCAGCTTTCGCGGACACCTCCGGCTTCGCGATGATCGCTGACAAGTACAcggaggaggcagagaggagCCGAGCGCTCGGCATCTCCCTGGCGTTCATCTCGTTCGGGAGCCTGGTGGCGCCTCCCTTCGGGGGCGTCCTGTACGAGTTCGCCGGAAAGAGGGTCCCCTTCATCGTGCTCGCCTCTGTCTGCCTGGCTGACGGCTTTCTGCTGCTTACTGTCATCAAGCCCTTCTCCAACAGGACTCGGGAGAACATGCCAGTGGGCACCCCGATATACAGACTCATGATAGACCCCTACATCGCCGTGGTGGCCGGGGCGCTCACCATGGCCAACATCCCGCTGGCCTTCCTGGAGCCGACTATCGCCAACTGGATGGAGACCACCATGCACTCCACTCAGTGGGAGATGGGACTCACCTGGCTGCCGGCCTTCTTCCCTCACATCCTGGGTGTGTACATTACTGTTAAACTGGCCGCGAAGAACCCCCACCTGCAGTGGTTCTACGGGGCTTTAGGCATGGTAATCATAGGGGCCAGCTCATGCACGGTCCCCGCATGCAAAACTTTCGGGCAGCTCATCGCCCCGCTGTGCGGCATCTGTTTCGGCATTGCGCTGGTGGACACGGCGCTGCTGCCGACACTCGCGTTCCTGGTCGACGTGCGCCACGTCTCCGTGTACGGCAGCGTTTATGCCATCGCTGATATCTCGTATTCGATCGCTTACGCCATGGGTCCGATAGTGGCCGGCCAGATCGTGCACAACCTTGGCTTCGTCCAGCTGAATCTGGGCATGGGTCTGGTCAACGTGCTTTACGCGccggcgctgctgctgctgcgcaacgTGTGCCAAATGAAACCGTCTTACTCGGAAAGGGATAACCTGTTAGACGAGGCTCCGCAGGGGCTGTACGACACCATCAAGATGGAGGAGGTGAGGGCTAAAAAGAAGGGCTACAGTTCGTCGGGGAATTGCTTGTCGGTGGACGAAAATGGGTTCGATCCCTTCAGAGCGCAGCAGTCCTCCGGTCCAGAGTACACCTAG
- the rgrb gene encoding retinal G protein coupled receptor b, which yields MGAHTLPEGFSDFDMFTFGSALLVGAVLGFFLNAVSILAFLRVKEMRTPSNFLVFNLALADISLNVNGLTAAYASYLRYWPFGQEGCNYHAFQGMISVLASISFMAAIAWDRYHQYCTRQKLFWSTTLTMSGIIWILSIFWAAVPLMGWGVYDFEPMRTCCTLDYTRGDRDYITYMLTLTVLYLTFPAVTMSSCYDSIYKHFKKIHHHRFNTSLPLRVLLSCWGPYVLMCIYACFENVKLVSPKLRMLLPVVAKTNPIFNALLYSFGNEFYRGGVWNFLTGQKIVEPDVKKSK from the exons ATGGGAGCTCATACACTACCGGAGGGATTCTCGGACTTTGACATGTTTACATTCGGCTCTGCGCTTCTTGTTGGGG CGGTGCTGGGATTCTTCCTCAACGCCGTCAGCATCCTGGCCTTCCTCCGAGTGAAGGAGATGCGAACTCCCAGTAACTTCCTGGTGTTCAACCTGGCCTTGGCCGACATCAGTCTGAATGTAAACGGTCTCACGGCTGCTTATGCCAGCTACCTCAG GTACTGGCCTTTTGGTCAAGAAGGTTGTAATTATCACGCTTTCCAGGGGATGATATCAGTCCTGGCTTCTATCAGTTTCATGGCTGCGATCGCGTGGGACAGATATCACCAGTACTGCACCA GACAGAAGCTCTTCTGGAGCACGACTTTGACGATGAGCGGCATCATCTGGATCCTGTCCATCTTCTGGGCCGCCGTTCCGCTCATGGGATGGGGCGTCTATGACTTTGAGCCAATGAGGACGTGCTGCACGCTTGACTACACTAGAGGAGACAG GGACTACATTACCTACATGCTTACTTTGACGGTGCTCTACCTGACTTTCCCAGCTGTCACCATGTCTTCTTGTTATGATTCCATCTACAAACACTTCAAGAAGATTCATCATCACAGG tttaacacCAGTTTGCCTTTGAGAGTATTGCTGTCCTGTTGGGGTCCTTATGTCCTCATGTGCATCTATGCCTGCTTTGAGAACGTGAAACTCGTCTCTCCAAAGCTGCGAATG ttgctTCCagttgttgcaaaaacaaatcccaTCTTCAACGCTCTTCTCTACTCATTTGGAAATGAGTTCTACAGAGGAGGAGTTTGGAACTTCCTGACTGGACAGAAGATTGTTGAGCCAGACGTTAAGAAGTCCAAATAA
- the lrit1b gene encoding leucine-rich repeat, immunoglobulin-like domain and transmembrane domain-containing protein 1b, with translation MSRHFAPAFCLALVFFPVLSTSCPAQCSCFFHKLSDGSKARSVLCNDPEITVIPPNFPSDTSKLRIEKTAITRIASNNFHYLNSLEFLWMSFNSLNSLNEDSFRGLYNLDELRLDGNSLTSFPWEALSDMPILRLLDLHNNKISSIPASATIYIKNVTYLDLSSNSLTTLPAEALTMWLSVKPSQDSESSKLILGLHDNPWLCDCRLYDLIQFQKSPSSSVALIDTRLRCADPESLSGVFFTEAELQRCQAPRVHTAVARVRSSLGNNVLLRCGTVGVPIPDLSWSRADGKKMNGTVQQEISKEGIIWSILSVPAVSYRDSGKYVCKATNFVGSADAIISLVITDSIRSEEAVGGVSKRGSRKKPGSVGRAAYQEKLIARYVPPPTSTAAQPIIEPLNGKGVTGRYEIESYSVSDGNSQGQSKDSYPLKSGEVSQGLGNLVANASSLQQVPEKRVVRSVKVIGDTDHTVSLNWRAPTAINTTEFSVLYAVFGERDMRRINVGAGKNRITIEGLVPKTKYIACVCVKGLIPKKEQCVIFSTDEAASASGTQKLINVVVITVACVIAVPLTLIVCCGAIKKRCQKMLGRQTKDIQDSYVTFETLGPGGKAKGTEGEYLTRLNPDESNRLLSARSSVDSEAIARTEGPPNEYFC, from the exons ATGAGCCGGCACTTTGCTCCTGCTTTTTGCTtggctttagtttttttccctgttttaaGCACATCATGTCCTGCACAATGCAGCTGCTTCTTTCACAAGTTAAGTGACGGATCAAAGGCAAg gagtGTGCTTTGCAATGACCCAGAGATCACTGTGATTCCTCCGAACTTCCCATCCGACACATCAAAGCTACGCATAGAGAAGACCGCAATCACGCGCATCGCCAGCAACAACTTTCACTACCTCAACAGCCTGGAGTTTCTCTGGATGTCTTTCAATTCCCTGAACTCGCTTAATGAGGACAGTTTTCGAGGCCTGTACAACCTGGATGAGCTCAGGCTGGATGGAAACTCCCTCACTTCCTTCCCCTGGGAAGCTTTGAGTGACATGCCCATCCTGAGGCTCCTCGACTTGCACAACAACAAGATCTCCTCTATCCCGGCCTCGGCCACCATTTACATTAAAAACGTCACTTATCTGGATTTATCCAGCAACAGCCTCACAACCCTTCCAGCAGAAGCTCTCACAATGTGGCTGAGCGTGAAGCCTTCCCAAGACTCGGAGTCATCTAAGCTAATTCTGG GTCTTCATGATAACCCATGGCTGTGTGATTGCCGACTCTACGACCTGATCCAGTTTCAGAAGTCCCCCTCATCATCCGTGGCACTTATTGACACTCGGCTGAGGTGCGCTGATCCTGAGAGCCTGTCTGGGGTTTTCTTTACTGAAGCAGAACTTCAGAGGTGCCAGGCCCCCAGGGTGCACACGGCTGTGGCTCGCGTTCGGAGCTCACTGGGCAACAATGTTCTACTGCGGTGTGGCACTGTTGGGGTCCCCATTCCGGACCTGTCCTGGAGCCGTGCTGATGGCAAGAAAATGAATGGCACAG TTCAGCAAGAGATTTCAAAGGAAGGCATCATTTGGTCAATTCTGAGCGTCCCTGCAGTCTCCTACAGGGATTCTGGGAAGTATGTGTGCAAAGCCACCAACTTTGTGGGCTCTGCGGATGCCATCATCTCCTTGGTGATCACTGATTCCATTCGGTCGGAGGAAGCAGTCGGTGGCGTTTCTAAGAGAGGCAGCAGAAAGAAGCCTGGGAGCGTGGGAAGAGCAGCTTACCAGGAAAAACTCATTGCGAGATATGTTCCACCACCCACCAGTACTGCAGCTCAACCCATCATTGAACCTCTTAATGGCAAAGGAGTGACTGGGAGATATGAAATTGAGAGCTACAGTGTTTCTGATGGAAATTCTCAAGGACAGTCCAAAGATTCTTACCCTCTAAAGTCAGGGGAGGTGAGTCAAGGTTTAGGCAACTTGGTGGCAAATGCTTCGTCCCTACAGCAAGTTCCCGAGAAAAGGGTAGTGCGATCGGTGAAAGTGATTGGGGACACGGATCACACCGTCTCTTTGAACTGGCGTGCCCCCACAGCCATAAACACCACCGAATTCAGTGTCCTATATGCCGTTTTTGGTGAGAGAGACATGCGTCGTATTAATGTGGGTGCCGGAAAGAACCGTATCACCATTGAAGGCCTTGTACCAAAGACAAAGTACATAGCATGCGTTTGCGTCAAAGGTTTGATTCCGAAAAAGGAACAGTGTGTAATCTTCTCAACGGATGAAGCTGCCAGTGCCAGTGGCACACAGAAGCTCATTAATGTGGTGGTGATAACTGTTGCATGTGTGATTGCAGTCCCCCTGACTCTGATCGTGTGCTGTGGGGCAATAAAGAAACGTTGCCAAAAAATGCTGGGGCGGCAGACAAAAGACATACAAGACTCCTACGTAACATTTGAGACTCTTGGTCCTGGAGGCAAGGCTAAAGGGACGGAGGGGGAATATCTGACCAGGCTAAACCCAGATGAATCCAACAGGCTCCTGTCGGCGAGGTCAAGTGTTGATTCAGAAGCTATAGCGAGGACTGAGGGGCCGCCTAATGAATACTTCTGTTAA
- the LOC103481440 gene encoding leucine-rich repeat, immunoglobulin-like domain and transmembrane domain-containing protein 2, which translates to MDVFCAVFGVFFVFDIITPGFSACLLGCSCTNENLGRSLLCMETPMAHIPENIPDDFTKIRIENCHLTELPQGSFSQVHALEFLWLNFNEITLMTIKSLEGLSNLTELRLQGNKLTSIPWTAFQNTPRLKILDLKHNRLDVLPEHALRYLPALTYLDLSFNQLSITSKEVFTNWPLYQIAEKAWGKEGLVSNVVLALHDNPWSCDCRLKGFVEFIRKVSPPVILMNSYLKCSGPSTKVDKYFHEVQLKTCMKPLASAAESNVSLSLGANATLTCQVKARPLSNIQWMYPLKIIRGFASTQTQVDEETLTSQLVIPSVHLADRGLYTCMANNFIGNSSVGISLDIDSPISSAPLPPPVPMLSSNDSPHIDIRIAKQTVYGITLEWHAVTDNPAETWFTVHFGKYDSPKKEMIFIGPGINSYSVSDLLPVTKYEVCVTLKNHPPREGQCIVFVTGSDISQLEQRERLIHIIVIVCAMVLAVPAGMYACTTEARFSCVDRCVDLWKKKRRHAEDAEGSERQNTFDSLQAASDEALYRDPEEKPTKRRKSEDRCRGGSAAHLY; encoded by the exons ATGGACGTATTTTGTGCCGTGTTCGGGGTGTTCTTTGTATTTGATATCATCACCCCTGGATTCTCTGCATGTCTGCTGGGTTGCTCCTGCACTAATGAAAACTTGGGAAG GTCTTTGCTGTGCATGGAAACCCCCATGGCGCACATCCCAGAGAACATCCCTGATGATTTTACTAAAATCCGAATTGAAAACTGCCACCTGACTGAGTTACCCCAAGGTTCCTTCTCTCAAGTTCATGCCTTAGAGTTCCTCTGGCTAAATTTCAATGAGATCACGCTGATGACCATCAAAAGCCTGGAGGGCCTCTCCAACCTGACCGAGCTAAGGCTACAAGGCAACAAGCTGACTTCGATACCATGGACTGCATTTCAGAACACACCGAGGCTCAAAATTTTGGACCTGAAGCACAATCGGTTAGATGTGTTGCCGGAGCACGCTTTGAGATACTTGCCTGCACTGACCTACTTAGATTTATCCTTCAATCAGCTTAGCATCACATCAAAGGAAGTGTTCACAAATTGGCCTCTTTATCAAATAGCAGAGAAAGCGTGGGGAAAAGAAGGTCTGGTCTCCAATGTGGTCTTAGCGCTACATGACAACCCCTGGTCGTGCGACTGCCGCCTTAAAGGTTTCGTTGAGTTCATCCGTAAGGTGAGCCCTCCCGTCATCCTCATGAACTCTTACTTGAAGTGCTCTGGCCCAAGCACCAAAGTGGACAAATATTTCCATGAGGTCCAGCTGAAAACCTGCATGAAACCGCTGGCCTCAGCGGCAGAGTCTAACGTTAGTTTGTCTCTGGGAGCAAATGCAACGCTGACATGCCAAGTCAAAGCCAGGCCACTTTCAAACATTCAGTGGATGTATCCTCTCAAGATCATCAGAGGATTTGCTT CTACCCAAACTCAGGTAGATGAGGAGACCCTCACATCCCAGCTGGTGATCCCGTCCGTGCACCTGGCGGACCGCGGACTCTACACTTGCATGGCAAACAACTTCATTGGCAACTCCTCTGTTGGTATCTCACTCGACATTGATTCCCCCATTTcttcagctcctcttcctccacccgTACCCATGCTGTCATCTAATGACAGTCCCCACATTGACATCCGCATCGCCAAGCAGACTGTCTATGGCATCACCTTGGAGTGGCATGCCGTGACGGACAATCCAGCAGAAACTTGGTTCACCGTCCACTTTGGTAAATACGATTCACCCAAGAAAGAAATGATCTTCATTGGCCCTGGCATAAACAGTTACTCAGTCAGCGACCTGCTTCCTGTCACCAAATATGAGGTGTGCGTCACCCTGAAAAACCATCCCCCCAGAGAGGGCCAGTGCATCGTCTTCGTGACAGGTAGCGACATTAGTCAGCTGGAGCAAAGGGAGAGACTCATCCACATCATTGTCATTGTGTGTGCCATGGTGCTGGCAGTGCCGGCAGGCATGTACGCATGCACCACGGAGGCCAGGTTCAGCTGCGTGGATCGCTGTGTGGATCtgtggaagaagaagaggaggcaTGCTGAGGATGCAGAGGGATCAGAGAGGCAGAACACCTTTGACAGCCTGCAGGCAGCCAGCGATGAAGCTCTATATAGGGACCCAGAGGAAAAACCAACAAAGAGGCGAAAATCTGAAGACAGGTGCAGAGGGGGAAGTGCTGCTCATCTATACTAG